A region of Deltaproteobacteria bacterium DNA encodes the following proteins:
- a CDS encoding glutamine--tRNA ligase/YqeY domain fusion protein — protein sequence MDETRPTNFIRQIIDADLAAGRHSLVVTRFPPEPNGYLHIGHAKSICLNFGIARDYGGRCHLRMDDTNPAKEEQEFVESIKEDVRWLGFDWGEHSYHAADYFDRLYDWAEKLVREGKAFVDDQSADEVRRTRGSLTTPGTPSPFRDRSPEENLDLLRRMRMGEFPDGARTLRAKIDMGSPNLNLRDPVMYRIRREHHDRTGDKWCIYPTYDWAHGQSDAIEGVTHSLCTLEFEAHRPLYDWYLEQIQVPHKPRQIEFARLNLTYTVMSKRLLGALVTEGLVSGWDDPRMPTIAGLRRRGYTPEAIRLFCDRIGVAKADSTVEVELLENTLRELLNVSVKRALCVHRPLKITIENWEEGRVDEIEAPFLADAPTAGSRKLPFTRELFIERDDFMEVPAKGWKRLSPGKEVRLRHAYVLRCTGVTKDSRTGEVKELRATIDPGTRSANPADGRKVGGTIHWVSAPLSKPATLRLYDRLFDVANPGAGDADFRTQLNPRSLEVIESARVEPALATAKATERYQFERKGYYFADPKDSKDGAPVFNLVVPLRDTWGKASVIGGK from the coding sequence ATGGACGAGACGCGTCCGACCAACTTCATCCGCCAGATCATCGACGCCGATCTTGCCGCCGGAAGGCACTCGCTGGTGGTCACCCGCTTTCCGCCGGAGCCCAACGGCTACCTCCACATCGGCCACGCCAAGTCGATCTGCCTCAACTTCGGCATCGCCCGCGACTACGGAGGCCGCTGTCATCTCCGGATGGACGACACCAACCCGGCCAAGGAGGAGCAGGAGTTCGTCGAGTCGATCAAAGAGGACGTCCGCTGGCTCGGCTTCGACTGGGGCGAGCACTCGTACCACGCCGCCGACTACTTCGATCGCCTCTACGACTGGGCCGAAAAGCTCGTGCGCGAAGGAAAGGCGTTCGTCGACGACCAGAGCGCCGACGAGGTGCGGCGGACCCGCGGTTCTTTGACGACGCCGGGGACACCCTCGCCGTTCCGCGACCGCTCGCCCGAGGAGAACCTCGACCTCTTGCGGCGCATGCGAATGGGGGAGTTCCCTGACGGCGCGCGCACGTTGCGCGCGAAGATCGACATGGGCTCGCCCAACCTCAACCTGCGCGATCCGGTGATGTACCGGATCCGCCGCGAGCACCACGACCGCACCGGCGACAAGTGGTGCATCTACCCGACCTACGACTGGGCCCACGGACAGTCCGATGCCATCGAGGGCGTCACCCATTCGCTCTGCACCCTCGAGTTCGAGGCGCACCGCCCGCTCTACGATTGGTACCTGGAGCAGATCCAGGTTCCCCACAAGCCGCGGCAGATCGAGTTCGCGCGGCTCAACCTCACGTACACGGTGATGAGCAAGCGCCTTCTCGGGGCGCTGGTGACCGAGGGCCTCGTCTCCGGCTGGGACGACCCGCGCATGCCGACCATCGCGGGGCTGCGGCGGCGCGGTTACACGCCCGAAGCGATCCGTCTCTTCTGCGATCGGATCGGCGTTGCCAAGGCCGACAGTACCGTCGAGGTGGAGCTGCTCGAAAACACGCTGCGCGAGCTGCTCAACGTTTCCGTCAAGAGGGCGCTCTGCGTGCACCGACCCCTCAAGATAACGATCGAGAACTGGGAGGAAGGCAGGGTCGACGAGATCGAGGCGCCGTTCCTGGCGGATGCGCCCACGGCCGGCTCGCGCAAGCTTCCCTTTACCCGGGAGCTGTTCATCGAGCGGGACGATTTCATGGAGGTGCCCGCCAAAGGCTGGAAGCGTCTGTCGCCCGGCAAGGAAGTGCGGCTCCGCCACGCCTATGTCCTGCGCTGCACCGGCGTCACCAAGGACTCGCGGACGGGCGAAGTGAAGGAGCTGCGCGCCACGATCGATCCCGGGACGCGCTCGGCGAATCCGGCCGACGGGCGCAAGGTCGGCGGCACCATCCATTGGGTCTCGGCACCGCTCTCGAAACCGGCGACGCTGCGTCTGTACGACCGGCTCTTCGATGTCGCAAACCCGGGCGCGGGGGATGCGGACTTCCGCACCCAACTCAACCCGCGTTCGCTAGAGGTCATCGAGAGCGCGCGCGTCGAGCCCGCGCTGGCGACGGCGAAGGCGACAGAGCGCTACCAGTTCGAGCGCAAGGGGTACTACTTCGCCGATCCCAAGGACTCGAAGGACGGCGCGCCCGTGTTCAACCTGGTCGTGCCCCTGCGCGACACATGGGGAAAGGCATCGGTCATCGGAGGGAAGTGA
- a CDS encoding amidase, which translates to MIGAAEAVAQLSRREISAEKLVRRCLARIAEREPVVQAWEALDAEAAIAEARRIDALRDRPPLYGLPIGVKDLIDTADLPTAYGSPIHRGHQPSHDAESVRRLREAGAIVLGKTVTTEFAVYSPGKTRNPHDPSRTPGGSSSGSAAAVADGMVPAALGSQTAGSVIRPASYCGVMGFKPSFGLLPLEGVHPLAPSLDTLGLFVRALDDIPLLVSVLAASPLQIRPAHPRLGFCRTEAWAHAALETQTAVEQAAKALGARDVDTGASFAGLIDAQIAIMGAEAAETLGDEPEERLSPKLREFLRAGAKVTPNRLAAAREQAERCRREIDATFEQVDVLLTPAAVGEAPEGLGATGDPIFCRIWTLLGVPCLSLPVLKGPAGLPIGLQIVGRRGRDAELLAAAAWIEQHVR; encoded by the coding sequence ATGATCGGCGCTGCCGAAGCCGTCGCGCAGCTTTCCCGCCGCGAGATCTCCGCCGAAAAGCTGGTGCGGAGATGTCTTGCGCGCATCGCCGAGCGAGAGCCCGTAGTCCAGGCCTGGGAAGCGCTCGACGCAGAAGCCGCAATCGCCGAAGCGCGGCGCATCGACGCCCTGCGCGATCGGCCGCCGCTGTACGGGCTTCCGATCGGCGTCAAGGATCTGATCGACACGGCCGACCTGCCCACCGCATACGGGTCCCCGATCCACCGCGGCCACCAGCCTTCGCACGACGCCGAGTCCGTCCGCCGGCTGCGGGAGGCAGGCGCGATCGTGCTCGGGAAGACGGTGACCACGGAGTTCGCCGTCTACTCCCCGGGCAAGACGCGAAATCCCCACGATCCCTCGCGGACGCCGGGCGGCTCGTCCAGCGGCTCCGCGGCGGCGGTCGCCGACGGAATGGTTCCCGCGGCGCTCGGGTCGCAGACGGCAGGCTCGGTGATCCGCCCTGCTTCGTACTGTGGCGTGATGGGGTTCAAGCCCAGCTTTGGCCTGCTTCCGCTGGAAGGCGTCCACCCGCTCGCGCCATCGCTCGACACCCTGGGCCTCTTCGTTCGCGCGCTCGACGACATCCCGCTCCTCGTGTCCGTCCTTGCGGCGTCGCCCCTGCAGATCCGGCCGGCGCATCCCCGACTCGGGTTCTGCCGGACGGAGGCCTGGGCCCACGCCGCACTGGAGACGCAGACTGCGGTGGAGCAGGCGGCCAAGGCGCTCGGCGCGCGCGACGTCGATACTGGGGCGTCGTTCGCGGGCTTGATCGATGCGCAGATCGCGATCATGGGCGCGGAGGCGGCGGAGACGCTCGGCGACGAGCCGGAAGAACGCCTCAGCCCGAAGCTCCGTGAGTTCCTCCGCGCAGGGGCCAAGGTGACGCCGAACCGCCTCGCGGCGGCCCGCGAGCAAGCAGAACGTTGCCGCCGCGAGATCGACGCGACGTTCGAGCAGGTCGACGTGCTGCTGACGCCGGCCGCGGTTGGCGAAGCTCCGGAAGGTCTCGGCGCCACCGGCGACCCGATCTTCTGCCGCATCTGGACCTTGCTCGGCGTCCCTTGTCTTTCCCTGCCTGTCCTGAAAGGACCCGCCGGATTACCCATCGGTCTTCAGATCGTCGGGCGCCGCGGGCGTGACGCGGAGCTGCTTGCGGCGGCCGCCTGGATCGAGCAGCACGTGCGCTGA
- a CDS encoding FAD-dependent oxidoreductase → MDRILVAGAGVFGVTAAIELRERGHEVALIDPGPLPHPLAASTDISKVVRLEYGADERYTELAERAIEGWRRWNRDLGTLYHETGLLLLRRTPLAPGTLEQDSFEIVSRRGHEPELLDSAAVRARFPAWNAERYGHGTYDREGGYVESGKAIARLVTEAQRLGVELREGVAFARLLDAGIGIMSTAGEKMAADRVVLALGAWTPHALPRLAAEFRSTGHPVFHLAPRDRDAFLPERFPVFCAEIQTTGYYGFPAHPENGVVKIARHGAGRPMHPESAERFVTAEETRQLREFLAATFPLLQDAPIVYTRICLYCDSRDGHFWIARDPDRPGVVVATGDSGHAFKFAPVLGSLIADVVEDRGHPLEARFAWRPGLYPARWEEATRSQTCCSLAPVSGSLDPLARPV, encoded by the coding sequence ATGGACCGAATTCTGGTTGCCGGCGCCGGCGTATTCGGCGTCACCGCTGCGATCGAGCTGCGCGAGCGCGGCCACGAAGTCGCGCTGATCGATCCAGGGCCGCTTCCCCACCCGCTGGCCGCTTCCACCGACATCAGCAAGGTGGTGCGCCTCGAGTACGGCGCCGACGAGCGCTATACGGAGCTGGCGGAGCGGGCGATCGAGGGTTGGCGGCGGTGGAACCGCGATCTGGGAACGCTGTACCACGAGACGGGTCTGTTGCTGCTGCGACGGACGCCGCTCGCGCCGGGAACGCTGGAGCAGGACAGCTTCGAGATCGTTTCACGCCGCGGCCACGAGCCTGAGCTGCTCGACAGCGCGGCAGTCCGGGCGAGATTTCCTGCCTGGAACGCAGAGCGCTACGGCCACGGAACGTACGATCGCGAAGGCGGCTACGTCGAGAGCGGGAAGGCGATCGCGCGCCTGGTCACGGAAGCGCAGCGGCTGGGCGTGGAGCTGCGCGAGGGTGTCGCCTTCGCGCGGTTGCTCGACGCCGGGATCGGAATCATGTCGACTGCCGGCGAGAAGATGGCGGCCGATCGAGTGGTTCTCGCTCTCGGCGCCTGGACGCCACATGCGCTTCCCCGGCTCGCGGCGGAATTTCGCTCGACGGGACATCCCGTCTTCCATCTGGCGCCCCGCGATCGCGACGCCTTCCTGCCGGAGCGCTTCCCGGTCTTCTGCGCGGAGATCCAGACCACCGGCTATTACGGCTTTCCGGCTCACCCGGAGAACGGAGTGGTCAAGATTGCCCGGCACGGCGCGGGACGGCCCATGCATCCCGAGTCGGCCGAGAGGTTCGTCACGGCGGAAGAGACGCGGCAGCTTCGCGAGTTCCTGGCGGCCACCTTCCCCCTGCTGCAGGACGCTCCCATCGTCTACACGCGGATCTGTCTCTACTGCGATTCCCGGGACGGCCATTTCTGGATCGCCCGCGATCCGGATCGCCCCGGCGTCGTCGTCGCAACCGGCGACAGCGGTCATGCGTTCAAGTTTGCCCCCGTGCTGGGATCCCTGATCGCCGACGTGGTCGAAGACCGGGGCCATCCGCTCGAGGCGAGGTTCGCCTGGCGGCCTGGCTTGTATCCGGCGCGCTGGGAGGAAGCGACGCGGTCCCAGACATGCTGTTCCCTCGCGCCTGTTTCCGGATCGCTTGACCCACTGGCGCGACCGGTCTAA
- a CDS encoding endo alpha-1,4 polygalactosaminidase yields the protein MGLVVRMVLCGALLTACTAQQPQGTGQGDGGSSGGDGGTGSWWQPRPGTSWQWQLSGALDVTVDAGAYDIDLFDNAPAQIAALQGMGRKVVCYFDTAYEPGRPDSSQLDPYKGNPVSGWPGQYWLDIRQPAVVNVMKARVALAQQKGCDAVEADDVDSRTNNPGFPITAADQQGFIRTLAAEAHSRRLSFALKNDLDEIPQLLGDVDFALNEECFQYNECSSLQPFIAANKAVFQVEYTSGDLAAKGATICPQANALNFDTLIKHVELDAPRYSCR from the coding sequence ATGGGACTTGTCGTGCGCATGGTGCTTTGCGGGGCGCTCCTCACGGCGTGCACTGCACAGCAGCCGCAGGGAACCGGACAGGGCGATGGCGGAAGCTCCGGCGGCGATGGAGGCACCGGTTCGTGGTGGCAACCCAGACCGGGGACGTCGTGGCAGTGGCAACTGAGCGGAGCCCTCGACGTGACCGTCGACGCTGGCGCCTACGACATCGACCTCTTCGACAATGCGCCGGCCCAGATCGCGGCCCTTCAGGGCATGGGCCGCAAGGTGGTGTGCTACTTCGATACGGCCTACGAGCCGGGCCGACCCGACTCGTCCCAGCTCGATCCCTACAAGGGCAATCCCGTATCCGGCTGGCCGGGGCAGTACTGGCTCGACATCCGCCAGCCGGCGGTGGTGAACGTCATGAAGGCCCGAGTCGCGCTCGCGCAGCAGAAGGGCTGTGACGCCGTCGAGGCCGATGACGTCGATTCGCGCACCAACAATCCCGGCTTTCCGATCACGGCAGCGGACCAGCAGGGCTTCATCCGCACGCTCGCGGCCGAGGCCCACTCGCGGCGCCTCTCGTTTGCGCTGAAGAACGACCTCGACGAGATTCCGCAGCTCCTGGGCGACGTCGACTTTGCGCTGAACGAGGAATGCTTCCAGTACAACGAGTGCAGCTCGCTCCAGCCGTTCATCGCGGCAAACAAGGCGGTGTTCCAGGTCGAGTACACGTCGGGCGACCTCGCCGCAAAGGGGGCGACCATCTGCCCGCAGGCAAACGCGCTGAACTTCGATACGCTGATCAAGCACGTCGAATTGGACGCGCCTCGCTACTCGTGCCGGTAG
- a CDS encoding serine/threonine protein kinase, with protein MTRLDDGALSRLRAAVREPDLSRTKYRLAGVAGTGGMGTVYVVEDTELKRRVALKVIDVPDAGIEARLRREAQVLARLEHPGIVPVHDVGSLPDGRAFYTMKWVQGDRLDRALARPLPLAERLRLFLRIAEAVAFAHAQGVLHRDLKPENVMVGAFGEVLVLDWGLAKVLGDGELLPVRDTGESAVLGTAGFMSPEQQSGGSAGVDARTDVYSLGALLRWMAADHSPAALRGIIAKAIAERQDDRYPDIPSLAQDVSRLLDGKAVSAYRETFFDRAVRVAKRHRIAIGIVLTYLAGRALIFLFTGR; from the coding sequence GTGACCCGACTCGACGACGGCGCGCTCTCACGGTTGCGCGCGGCGGTGCGCGAGCCGGATCTCTCGCGGACGAAGTACCGCCTCGCCGGCGTCGCTGGCACCGGCGGCATGGGCACCGTCTACGTCGTGGAAGATACCGAGCTCAAGCGGCGGGTCGCGCTCAAGGTGATCGACGTGCCGGACGCCGGCATCGAGGCCCGCTTGCGCCGCGAAGCTCAAGTGCTGGCACGACTCGAGCATCCCGGGATCGTTCCGGTCCACGACGTGGGTTCGCTCCCCGACGGGCGGGCCTTCTACACGATGAAATGGGTGCAGGGAGACCGGCTCGACCGGGCCCTGGCGCGGCCGCTCCCGCTGGCCGAGCGCCTGCGCCTCTTCCTGCGGATCGCGGAAGCCGTGGCCTTCGCACACGCGCAAGGCGTCCTGCACCGCGATCTGAAGCCTGAGAATGTGATGGTCGGCGCCTTCGGCGAGGTGCTGGTGCTCGATTGGGGACTGGCCAAGGTGCTGGGAGACGGCGAGCTTTTGCCGGTGCGCGACACTGGCGAGAGCGCAGTCCTGGGAACAGCGGGCTTCATGTCCCCGGAACAACAGTCCGGAGGCAGCGCCGGCGTGGATGCGCGCACCGACGTCTACTCGCTCGGCGCGCTGCTGCGGTGGATGGCCGCGGACCACTCACCCGCGGCCCTGAGAGGCATCATCGCGAAAGCGATCGCCGAGCGGCAGGACGATCGATACCCGGACATCCCCTCCCTCGCGCAGGACGTCAGCCGTTTACTCGACGGCAAGGCGGTATCCGCCTATCGGGAGACGTTCTTCGACCGCGCGGTGCGCGTGGCGAAGCGGCACCGGATCGCGATCGGAATCGTCCTGACGTATCTCGCGGGACGCGCGCTGATCTTCCTCTTCACGGGCCGGTGA
- a CDS encoding lyase, producing the protein MAHPFLGTAVVALLAAAPVSIREFDLPTPDARPHDPAVAPDGSLWFTEQKANKLGRLDPKSGRIREYPLPTADSGPHGLIADREGNIWFTANYKGYVGKLDPKNGKVAEFPVSLAHADPHTPAIDSRGRLWFTMQQANAVGRLDPGSGKMELREVPTRDSKPYGMVITAQGTPVFCEFGSNKLATIDPQTMAIREYPLPDGARPRRLALAADGSVYYSDYARGFLGRLDLTAGKIEEWASPGGPSSRPYGIAVVPDGSVWYSESGVTPNTLVRFDPRTKQFSATPIASGGGVVRNMVSTPDGRLYLACSGVNKVAVADPAR; encoded by the coding sequence ATGGCTCATCCATTCCTCGGTACCGCGGTGGTTGCGCTTCTCGCGGCGGCACCCGTCTCCATCCGCGAGTTCGATCTGCCGACACCGGATGCACGTCCGCATGATCCGGCCGTCGCGCCGGACGGCTCTCTCTGGTTCACGGAGCAGAAGGCGAACAAGCTGGGCAGGCTCGACCCAAAGAGCGGCCGGATCCGCGAGTATCCGCTGCCGACCGCAGACTCTGGCCCGCACGGGCTGATCGCCGACCGCGAGGGCAACATCTGGTTCACTGCCAACTACAAGGGGTACGTGGGAAAGCTCGACCCGAAAAACGGAAAGGTCGCCGAGTTCCCGGTCTCGCTCGCGCACGCGGACCCACATACGCCGGCGATCGATTCACGCGGCCGGCTCTGGTTCACGATGCAACAGGCGAACGCCGTCGGACGGCTCGACCCAGGAAGCGGCAAGATGGAGCTGCGCGAGGTCCCTACGCGCGACTCGAAGCCCTACGGCATGGTCATCACCGCGCAAGGGACGCCGGTCTTCTGCGAGTTCGGCTCGAACAAGCTCGCGACGATCGACCCGCAAACGATGGCCATCCGCGAGTACCCGCTGCCGGACGGCGCCCGCCCACGCCGGCTGGCGCTCGCGGCCGACGGCAGCGTCTATTACAGCGATTACGCGCGAGGTTTTCTCGGCCGGCTGGATCTGACGGCCGGCAAGATCGAGGAATGGGCTTCGCCGGGCGGGCCTTCCTCGCGCCCGTACGGCATCGCCGTCGTTCCGGATGGAAGCGTCTGGTACAGCGAGTCCGGGGTGACGCCCAACACGTTGGTGCGATTCGACCCGCGAACGAAGCAATTCTCCGCCACTCCGATTGCCTCGGGCGGGGGGGTCGTACGCAACATGGTGTCGACGCCGGACGGCCGCCTGTACCTGGCCTGCAGCGGGGTGAACAAAGTCGCCGTCGCCGATCCTGCGCGCTGA
- a CDS encoding M20 family metallopeptidase, with protein MNAVELTRDLVRIDTVNPQSAERPAAERLGQLLVEAGYSVATHEFAAGRASLVARREGPGLPICFAGHLDTVPLGAAPWTRDPFGGELDGGKLYGRGSSDMKSGVAAMVAAALRLAKTPLHKAGITLVLVAGEETGCEGAAHLAKVPGALGHAGALVVGEPTGNRPVIGHKGALWLRARTRGVTAHGSMPQMGVNAVIKAAQAVLALSAFRFDVAPDPLLGAPTLNVGTIKGGLNVNSVPDEAVIGIDIRTIPAQRHAELRQQLEALLGPDVELTPTVDLKGVRTPADDSFVRQVVEVTASVTGEQEPPGTATYFTDASVLTPAYGGIPTVVLGPGEMALCHQTDEHCRVDRIEQCVEIYTQLARAWCAA; from the coding sequence GTGAATGCCGTCGAGCTGACGCGCGATCTGGTCCGCATCGACACGGTCAATCCGCAGAGCGCCGAGCGGCCCGCCGCGGAGCGGCTGGGACAGCTTCTCGTCGAGGCGGGCTACAGCGTGGCGACCCACGAGTTCGCCGCGGGGCGGGCCTCCCTCGTCGCGCGGCGCGAGGGGCCCGGGTTGCCCATCTGTTTCGCGGGCCATCTCGACACCGTGCCCCTCGGCGCCGCGCCGTGGACGCGCGACCCCTTCGGCGGCGAGTTGGACGGCGGGAAGCTGTACGGGCGCGGCTCGAGCGACATGAAGAGCGGCGTCGCCGCGATGGTCGCGGCGGCCTTGCGACTGGCGAAGACGCCTTTGCACAAGGCGGGGATCACGCTGGTGCTGGTCGCAGGCGAAGAGACCGGCTGCGAGGGAGCAGCGCACCTCGCAAAGGTGCCGGGGGCGTTGGGTCACGCCGGCGCGCTCGTGGTCGGCGAGCCGACTGGAAACCGGCCAGTGATCGGCCACAAGGGCGCGCTCTGGCTGCGCGCGCGCACCCGCGGCGTGACCGCGCACGGGTCGATGCCGCAGATGGGCGTGAACGCGGTGATCAAGGCCGCACAGGCGGTGCTGGCGCTGAGCGCCTTCCGCTTCGACGTAGCGCCCGATCCGCTGCTCGGCGCGCCGACCCTCAACGTGGGCACCATCAAGGGCGGTCTGAACGTCAACTCGGTGCCGGACGAAGCGGTGATCGGCATCGACATCCGCACCATTCCCGCGCAGCGGCATGCGGAGCTGCGCCAGCAGCTCGAGGCGCTGCTGGGCCCGGACGTCGAGCTGACTCCGACCGTCGACCTGAAAGGCGTGCGCACGCCCGCGGATGATTCCTTCGTCCGACAGGTGGTGGAGGTGACCGCGTCCGTCACGGGCGAGCAGGAGCCGCCAGGTACGGCCACCTATTTCACCGACGCGAGCGTTCTCACGCCGGCGTACGGCGGCATTCCGACCGTCGTCCTCGGTCCCGGCGAGATGGCGCTCTGCCATCAGACGGACGAGCACTGCCGCGTCGATCGAATCGAGCAGTGCGTCGAAATCTACACGCAGCTCGCGCGCGCCTGGTGCGCGGCATGA
- a CDS encoding sigma-70 family RNA polymerase sigma factor: MSPSCQWTIGRDDSARARECAERCTMGLFPAHEDRMDLVRGFPPTRHSALVSVRSADATERARGLATLSSVYWRPVYSYLRFRWRRPHEDAADLAQEFFTELVENDLLSRFDPSRARLRTYLRVCIDGLVSNHDKAAGRQKRGGGVEPVPFDFEDAREELERVADTVQSPESLFEKQWARGVFATALRRLRDACAQAGKAGHYALLEQYDLDDARPTYAELAQRFGIAVTDVTNRLFRVRRELRHVVLEVLRELTASEEEFLEEARALLGEDAA, encoded by the coding sequence ATGTCGCCCTCCTGCCAATGGACGATTGGCCGGGACGATAGCGCCCGCGCACGGGAGTGCGCGGAACGCTGTACGATGGGTCTTTTCCCGGCGCATGAGGACCGCATGGATCTGGTGCGAGGATTCCCGCCCACCCGGCATTCCGCCCTGGTTTCGGTGCGCAGCGCGGACGCAACCGAGCGCGCCCGCGGGCTTGCCACGCTGTCCTCCGTGTACTGGCGGCCGGTATACAGCTACCTGCGGTTTCGCTGGCGCAGGCCGCACGAAGACGCGGCGGACCTGGCGCAGGAGTTCTTCACCGAGCTGGTGGAAAACGATCTGCTGTCGCGCTTCGATCCTTCCCGGGCCCGCTTGCGGACGTATCTGCGCGTCTGCATCGACGGCCTGGTGAGCAACCACGACAAGGCGGCCGGGCGTCAGAAGCGAGGTGGCGGTGTGGAGCCCGTGCCATTCGACTTCGAGGACGCGCGGGAGGAACTGGAGCGCGTCGCCGACACCGTCCAATCGCCGGAGTCGCTGTTCGAAAAGCAGTGGGCGCGCGGGGTCTTCGCCACCGCGCTGCGGCGTCTGCGCGACGCCTGCGCGCAAGCGGGAAAAGCGGGTCACTACGCCCTGCTCGAGCAGTACGACCTCGACGACGCCCGTCCAACGTACGCCGAGCTGGCGCAGCGATTCGGCATCGCGGTGACCGACGTGACCAATCGCCTGTTCCGCGTCCGGCGCGAGCTGCGGCATGTCGTGCTCGAAGTCCTGCGCGAGCTGACCGCCAGCGAAGAGGAATTCCTCGAGGAGGCCCGCGCGCTCCTGGGGGAGGACGCGGCGTGA
- a CDS encoding DUF1330 domain-containing protein, whose protein sequence is MGIDPGSSELERFRKGDSGRPFVLVQLLRFAEGGRDQYLGYSVAAQPIVRSFGGQVLYAGECVEPLLAAPGQDWDAVVLVRYPNRAAYLDMLATPAWRAIAPQRSAALRDVALLPMDDWPGR, encoded by the coding sequence ATGGGCATCGACCCGGGCAGCAGCGAGCTGGAACGCTTCCGCAAGGGCGACAGCGGCAGGCCGTTCGTGCTCGTGCAGCTACTCCGATTCGCCGAGGGCGGACGTGACCAGTATCTCGGCTACTCCGTGGCGGCGCAGCCCATCGTGAGATCGTTCGGCGGCCAGGTCCTGTACGCGGGCGAGTGCGTGGAGCCGCTGCTCGCCGCGCCGGGGCAGGATTGGGACGCCGTCGTTTTGGTGCGGTACCCGAATCGGGCTGCCTATCTCGACATGCTGGCGACTCCCGCCTGGCGCGCGATCGCGCCGCAGCGCAGCGCAGCCCTGCGCGATGTCGCCCTCCTGCCAATGGACGATTGGCCGGGACGATAG
- a CDS encoding DUF1697 domain-containing protein — protein sequence MNYAAFLRGVGPMNAKMPELKTAFEAAGFTDVGTVRSSGNVVFSAAAAPEAALERKAEAAMKKHLGSPFLTIVRRIDALQKMLASDPYQRFRLGSDAQRVVTFVRGKPRGRLRLPLELDGARILRIEDGEVFTAYVPSPRGAVFMGLIERTFGKEVTTRTWDTIRKVVERSRQDRGT from the coding sequence ATGAACTACGCGGCTTTCCTTCGCGGAGTAGGTCCGATGAACGCGAAGATGCCGGAGTTGAAGACGGCATTCGAGGCGGCCGGATTTACCGACGTGGGGACGGTGCGCTCGAGCGGCAACGTGGTCTTCAGCGCGGCCGCGGCGCCCGAGGCGGCGCTCGAGCGCAAGGCCGAGGCGGCGATGAAGAAACACCTCGGGAGCCCTTTTCTCACCATCGTGCGGCGGATCGACGCGCTCCAGAAAATGCTCGCCTCCGATCCCTACCAACGCTTCCGGCTCGGATCCGACGCGCAGCGCGTGGTCACGTTCGTGCGCGGGAAGCCGCGAGGCAGGCTCCGCTTGCCACTCGAGCTCGACGGCGCCCGCATCCTGCGCATCGAAGACGGCGAGGTCTTCACCGCTTACGTGCCGAGCCCGCGCGGGGCGGTGTTCATGGGGCTCATCGAGAGGACGTTCGGCAAAGAGGTCACCACCCGCACGTGGGACACCATCCGGAAGGTGGTGGAGCGGTCGCGCCAGGATCGCGGTACGTAA
- a CDS encoding threonine/serine dehydratase, giving the protein MSPSNVGRTQIEATEKVIRRYIRRTPIVEVEGRDFGLEGITIVLKLELLQQSGSFKARGAFANLLLRSVPAAGVVAASGGNHGAAVAHAAKELKVPARLYVPRISNPAKIERIRASGAELMLVGERYADALAASEAWAGSSGALQVHAFDQDETLMGAGSLGLELEQQAPALDAVLAAVGGGGLIGGIAAWFGDRVRIVGVEPELAPTLTRALEAGKPVDAPAGGIAADSLAPRRVGERVFPIAQRYVKQVVLVSDDSIAQAQQALWSTLRVAAEPGGAAALAALLSRRFEVQTGSRVAVVISGGNTSAVNFA; this is encoded by the coding sequence CGATCGTCGAGGTGGAAGGGCGCGACTTCGGCCTCGAGGGCATCACCATCGTCCTCAAGCTCGAGCTGCTGCAGCAATCGGGCTCGTTCAAGGCGCGCGGCGCCTTTGCCAACCTGCTGTTGCGGAGCGTCCCCGCCGCCGGAGTTGTCGCCGCCTCGGGCGGCAACCACGGCGCGGCCGTGGCGCACGCGGCCAAGGAGCTGAAGGTACCTGCGCGCCTCTATGTGCCGCGCATCTCGAATCCAGCGAAGATCGAACGAATCCGCGCTTCCGGCGCGGAGCTGATGCTGGTCGGCGAGCGCTACGCCGATGCGCTCGCCGCGAGCGAGGCGTGGGCCGGGTCGTCCGGCGCCCTGCAGGTGCACGCTTTCGATCAGGACGAGACGTTGATGGGCGCCGGGAGCCTCGGTCTGGAGCTGGAGCAGCAGGCACCCGCGCTCGACGCCGTCCTTGCCGCGGTCGGTGGAGGCGGCCTCATCGGCGGCATCGCCGCCTGGTTTGGCGATCGGGTGAGAATCGTGGGAGTGGAGCCCGAGCTGGCCCCTACGCTCACCCGCGCTCTCGAGGCCGGCAAGCCGGTGGACGCGCCTGCCGGAGGGATCGCCGCCGATTCGCTCGCGCCGCGCCGGGTGGGCGAGAGAGTCTTCCCCATCGCGCAGCGCTACGTGAAGCAGGTCGTCCTCGTCAGCGACGATTCCATCGCGCAAGCGCAGCAGGCTCTGTGGAGCACTCTGCGCGTCGCGGCGGAGCCTGGCGGCGCCGCAGCCCTCGCAGCGTTGCTCTCGCGGCGCTTCGAGGTCCAGACCGGGTCCCGCGTGGCGGTCGTGATCAGCGGCGGAAATACCTCTGCCGTGAACTTCGCCTGA